A single region of the Glycine max cultivar Williams 82 chromosome 20, Glycine_max_v4.0, whole genome shotgun sequence genome encodes:
- the LOC100816788 gene encoding transcription factor bHLH84 — protein sequence MEPVQLVSEEWGSLCGFHTTEEADFMVQLFGGNTSVTEKHSGNTTFGFWPGHESTIVAITDTNSNSYLPPNFTDTNFLCFSQGSSSSTDNSGNNIFSTTSSGTYSCDPETNFDSVPMVLCLGDAKFSPHSFQCDDYLSQQINENTDEESSLDPWKLAIADNNLQAKREYEMMVSEPVEEDRSRNLENLPKRLKSSIEVPKTSRNAKSRKNSKSASTSNDEDDRSLSLQVQRNNSCFSQSDSNAYLEPNGGASKDPAPPNLDRKSRATTSAAADPQSLYARKRRERINERLRILQNLVPNGTKVDISTMLEEAVQYVKFLQLQIKLLSSEDLWMYAPIVYNGINIGLDLGISPTKGRSM from the exons atggaaccTGTTCAATTGGTTTCTGAAGAATGGGGTTCTCTTTGTGGATTTCACACAACTGAAGAAGCCGACTTCATGGTTCAGTTGTTTGGTGGTAACACTTCAGTCACTGAAAAGCACAGTGGAAATACCACTTTTGGCTTTTGGCCTGGCCATGAGTCCACAATAGTGGCCATAACTGACACTAATAGCAACTCATACCTTCCTCCAAATTTTACAGATACTAATTTTTTGTGTTTCTCACAAGGGAGTAGCTCCAGCACTGATAATAGTGGTAATAATATCTTTTCCACTACAAGTAGTGGAACCTACTCCTGTGATCCAGAAACAAACTTTGATTCTGTGCCCATGGTTTTGTGCCTTGGAGATGCCAAATTTAGTCCCCATAGTTTTCAATGTGATGACTACTTAAGCCAACAGATAAATGAAAACACTGATGAAGAGTCAAGTCTTGACCCATGGAAATTGGCTATTGCTGACAACAATTTGCAGGCTAAGAGAGAGTATGAAATGATGGTTTCTGAACCTGTAGAGGAAGATAGAAGCAGAAACCTGGAGAACCTACCAAAAAGACTAAAGAGCTCAATAGAG GTCCCAAAAACATCGAGGAATGCTAAATCaaggaaaaattcaaaatctgcTTCAACTAGCAACGATGAAGATGATAGAAGCTTGAGCCTCCAAGTCCAAAGGAATAATAGCTGTTTTTCACAGAGTGACTCTAATGCTTATCTTGAGCCAAATGGAGGGGCATCAAAAGATCCTGCACCTCCTAATTTGGATAGAAAATCAAGAGCAACTACCAGTGCCGCCGCTGATCCACAGAGCCTCTATGCAAGA aagagaagagaaagaataaaTGAAAGGCTGAGAATACTGCAAAATCTTGTCCCCAACGGAACTAAG GTGGATATCAGCACCATGCTTGAAGAAGCTGTCCAATACGTTAAGTTTTTACAGCTCCAAATTAAG CTTCTGAGCTCTGAAGATTTGTGGATGTATGCTCCAATTGTTTACAATGGAATAAACATTGGACTAGACCTCGGTATTTCTCCAACCAAAGGAAGATCAATGTGA
- the LOC100817334 gene encoding transcription factor bHLH84, producing MDPVEQISEEWSSLSGFYTAEEADFMSQLLGNCSLPENLCGNFNLGIPSAIWPGHESTIVSVTGINESPYFHANADNSNTNYLCFSQGSSFTADSSNIFPTTSGNKCDPVANIGYMSVGFPLGDAKFSPYNVQGSDSQQINENTDEELGLEVIADKKLQDHQECEVLVSEAAQEDINTNLEKSGKRSRGSMQVRKSKKNVKSMKKPKSDSISNSEEGRSPDLQGFCSEDDDSNASQELNGGGSSSLSLEDSTSLKLKGKKSTANRGSATDPQSVYARRRRERINERLRILQHLVPNGTKVDISTMLEEAVKYVKFLQLQIKLLSSDDLWMYAPIAYNGMNIGLDLNITPTKQP from the exons atggatCCTGTTGAGCAAATTTCTGAAGAGTGGAGTTCTCTTAGTGGATTCTACACAGCTGAGGAAGCTGACTTTATGAGCCAGTTGCTTGGTAACTGTTCACTCCCTGAGAACCTGTGTGGAAACTTCAATTTGGGAATTCCATCTGCAATATGGCCTGGCCATGAATCAACAATAGTGAGCGTGACAGGAATCAATGAAAGTCCATATTTTCATGCAAATGCTGATAATAGTAAtactaattatttatgtttttcacAAGGAAGTAGCTTCACTGCTGATAGTAGCAATATTTTTCCTACTACAAGTGGTAATAAGTGTGatccagtagccaacattggcTACATGTCTGTGGGTTTTCCCTTGGGGGATGCCAAGTTTAGCCCATATAATGTTCAAGGGAGTGACAGCCAACAGATAAATGAAAACACTGatgaagagttaggtctagagGTTATTGCTGACAAGAAATTGCAGGATCACCAGGAATGTGAAGTACTAGTTTCTGAAGCTGCACAAGAGGATATAAACACCAATCTGGAGAAGTCAGGAAAAAGATCTAGGGGCTCAATGCAG GTACGAAAGAGCAAGAAAAATGTTAAATCTATGAAGAAACCAAAATCTGATTCTATAAGTAACTCTGAGGAGGGTAGAAGTCCTGATCTTCAGGGTTTCTGCTCAGAGGATGATGACTCCAATGCTTCTCAGGAGCTAAATGGAGGAGGATCTTCAAGTTTGAGCCTCGAGGATTCTACATCTCTTAAGTTAAAGGGGAAAAAATCAACAGCTAATAGAGGTTCTGCTACTGATCCACAGAGTGTATATGCAAGG agaagaagagaaagaataaaTGAAAGGTTGAGAATCCTACAACACCTTGTCCCCAATGGAACCAAG GTCGATATAAGCACCATGCTGGAGGAAGCTGTCAAATATGTGAAGTTTTTGCAACTCCAAATTAAG CTTCTGAGCTCAGATGATCTCTGGATGTACGCTCCCATTGCTTACAATGGAATGAACATTGGACTAGACCTCAATATTACCCCAACCAAACAACCATAA
- the LOC100817869 gene encoding probable beta-D-xylosidase 5 isoform X1 — protein sequence MKNQLMFLSMFLSFLILPTASQKHACGSAKTSNFPFCDTSLSYEDRAKDLVSRLTLQEKTQQLVNPSAGISRLGVPAYEWWSEALHGVSNLGPGTRFDKKVPGATSFPAVILSAASFNASLWQKMGQVVSTEARAMYNVDLAGLTFWSPNVNVFRDPRWGRGQETPGEDPLVVSRYAVMYLRGLQEVEDEASAKADRLKVSSCCKHYTAYDLDNWKGIDRFHFDAKVTKQDLEDSYQPPFKSCVVEGHVSSVMCSYNRVNGIPTCADPDLLKGIIRGQWGLDGYIVSDCDSVEVYYNAIHYTATPEDAVALALKAGLNMNCGDFLKKYTANAVNLKKVDVATVDQALVYNYIVLMRLGFFDDPKSLPFANLGPSDVCTKDNQQLALDAAKQGIVLLENNNGALPLSQTNIKKLAVIGPNANATTVMISNYAGIPCRYTSPLQGLQKYISSVNYAPGCSNVKCDNQSLIAAAVKAAASADAVVLVVGLDQSIEAEGLDRENLTLPGFQEKFVKDVAGATKGKVILVIMAAGPIDISSTKSVSNIGGILWVGYPGQAGGDAIAQVIFGDYNPGGRSPFTWYPQSYVDQVPMTDMNMRANKSRNFPGRTYRFYNGNSLYEFGHGLSYSTFSMYVASAPSSIMIENTSISEPHNMLSSNNSGTQVESLSDGQAIDISTINCQDLTFLLVIGVKNNGPLNGSHVVLVFWEPATSEFVIGAPIKQLIGFERVQVVVGVTEFVTVKIDICQLISNVDSDGKRKLVIGQHTILVGSSSETQVRHHIDVKLSGSMNGKEFMSE from the exons ATGAAAAACCAACTTATGTTCTTATCCATGTTCCTTTCGTTTCTGATTCTTCCAACCGCTAGCCAAAAACATGCATGTGGCTCTGCCAAGACTAGCAACTTTCCATTTTGTGACACTTCACTATCTTATGAGGACAGGGCAAAGGACTTGGTGTCACGCTTAACACTTCAAGAAAAGACACAACAACTAGTAAACCCTTCTGCAGGTATTTCGCGGCTTGGTGTTCCTGCTTATGAATGGTGGTCAGAGGCTCTTCATGGTGTCTCAAACTTGGGGCCAGGAACACGTTTTGACAAGAAGGTGCCAGGTGCCACTAGCTTCCCAGCAGTGATACTATCAGCTGCAAGCTTCAATGCAAGTTTGTGGCAGAAGATGGGGCAGGTTGTGTCAACCGAGGCTAGAGCCATGTACAATGTGGATTTGGCTGGCTTGACATTTTGGAGTCCTAATGTGAATGTGTTCCGTGACCCTAGGTGGGGGCGTGGCCAAGAAACTCCAGGGGAGGATCCCTTGGTGGTGTCTAGATATGCTGTTATGTATCTTCGTGGCTTACAAGAAGTGGAGGATGAAGCAAGTGCTAAAGCTGATAGGCTTAAGGTTTCAAGTTGTTGTAAGCATTACACTGCTTATGACCTTGACAATTGGAAAGGCATAGATCGCTTCCATTTCGATGCAAAG GTGACAAAGCAAGACTTGGAGGACTCGTACCAGCCTCCGTTCAAGAGTTGTGTGGTGGAGGGCCATGTTAGCAGTGTTATGTGTTCTTATAATAGGGTGAATGGGATTCCTACATGTGCTGACCCAGACCTTCTCAAAGGGATAATCAGAGGCCAGTGGGGTCTAGACGG ATATATTGTTTCAGATTGTGATTCAGTGGAAGTCTATTACAATGCAATTCATTACACTGCAACTCCTGAAGATGCAGTGGCTCTTGCACTGAAAGCAG GTTTAAACATGAACTGTGgcgattttcttaaaaaatacacTGCAAATGCTGTAAACTTGAAAAAAGTAGATGTAGCAACTGTAGACCAGGCCTTGGTGTACAACTACATAGTCCTGATGAGATTGGGCTTCTTTGATGACCCCAAGTCACTTCCATTTGCAAACCTTGGACCATCCGATGTATGTACTAAAGACAATCAGCAACTGGCTCTAGATGCTGCAAAGCAGGGAATAGTTTTGCTGGAAAATAATAATGGAGCTCTTCCCTTGTCCCAaactaacattaaaaaattggcTGTGATTGGACCAAATGCCAATGCCACCACAGTTATGATTAGCAACTATGCCGGCATACCTTGTCGCTACACTAGCCCTTTACAAGGACTACAGAAGTACATTTCTTCTGTAAATTATGCACCTGGTTGTAGCAATGTTAAATGTGACAACCAGAGCCTCATTGCAGCAGCGGTTAAGGCAGCAGCCTCTGCTGATGCAGTGGTGTTGGTTGTGGGATTAGACCAATCTATTGAAGCAGAGGGCCTGGATAGAGAGAACTTGACATTACCTGGTTTTCAAGAGAAGTTTGTGAAAGATGTGGCTGGTGCTACCAAAGGAAAAGTGATTTTAGTCATAATGGCAGCTGGTCCAATTGACATTTCTTCCACTAAAAGTGTTAGTAACATAGGGGGGATATTGTGGGTTGGTTATCCTGGTCAAGCTGGAGGGGATGCCATAGCCCAAGTAATATTTGGAGACTACAACCCAG gtGGTAGGTCTCCTTTTACATGGTATCCACAATCTTATGTTGATCAAGTGCCCATGACAGACATGAACATGAGAGCCAACAAAAGCAGAAATTTCCCCGGAAGAACCTACAGGTTTTATAATGGGAATTCCCTCTATGAATTTGGTCATGGATTAAGCTACTCCACATTCTCCATGTATGTTGCATCTGCTCCCTCCAGCATAATGATTGAAAACACATCCATTTCTGAACCACATAACATGCTCTCTTCCAACAACTCAGGCACCCAAGTTGAGTCTCTCTCTGATGGTCAAGCCATTGATATTTCCACCATAAACTGCCAGGACTTGACATTTTTGCTTGTCATTGGTGTGAAGAACAATGGACCCTTAAATGGATCTCATGTGGTCCTAGTGTTCTGGGAGCCAGCAACTTCAGAGTTTGTGATTGGTGCTCCAATTAAACAACTTATAGGATTTGAAAGAGTACAAGTTGTGGTGGGGGTGACAGAGTTTGTAACAGTGAAAATTGATATATGCCAACTGATAAGTAATGTGGATAGTGATGGCAAAAGAAAGCTGGTCATTGGACAGCACACCATTTTGGTTGGATCTTCCAGTGAAACTCAGGTTAGACACCACATTGATGTCAAACTTTCTGGGAGTATGAATGGAAAAGAATTCATGTCTGAATGA
- the LOC100817869 gene encoding probable beta-D-xylosidase 5 isoform X2 — protein sequence MKNQLMFLSMFLSFLILPTASQKHACGSAKTSNFPFCDTSLSYEDRAKDLVSRLTLQEKTQQLVNPSAGISRLGVPAYEWWSEALHGVSNLGPGTRFDKKVPGATSFPAVILSAASFNASLWQKMGQVVSTEARAMYNVDLAGLTFWSPNVNVFRDPRWGRGQETPGEDPLVVSRYAVMYLRGLQEVEDEASAKADRLKVSSCCKHYTAYDLDNWKGIDRFHFDAKVTKQDLEDSYQPPFKSCVVEGHVSSVMCSYNRVNGIPTCADPDLLKGIIRGQWGLDGYIVSDCDSVEVYYNAIHYTATPEDAVALALKAGLNMNCGDFLKKYTANAVNLKKVDVATVDQALVYNYIVLMRLGFFDDPKSLPFANLGPSDVCTKDNQQLALDAAKQGIVLLENNNGALPLSQTNIKKLAVIGPNANATTVMISNYAGIPCRYTSPLQGLQKYISSVNYAPGCSNVKCDNQSLIAAAVKAAASADAVVLVVGLDQSIEAEGLDRENLTLPGFQEKFVKDVAGATKGKVILVIMAAGPIDISSTKSVSNIGGILWVGYPGQAGGDAIAQVIFGDYNPDMNMRANKSRNFPGRTYRFYNGNSLYEFGHGLSYSTFSMYVASAPSSIMIENTSISEPHNMLSSNNSGTQVESLSDGQAIDISTINCQDLTFLLVIGVKNNGPLNGSHVVLVFWEPATSEFVIGAPIKQLIGFERVQVVVGVTEFVTVKIDICQLISNVDSDGKRKLVIGQHTILVGSSSETQVRHHIDVKLSGSMNGKEFMSE from the exons ATGAAAAACCAACTTATGTTCTTATCCATGTTCCTTTCGTTTCTGATTCTTCCAACCGCTAGCCAAAAACATGCATGTGGCTCTGCCAAGACTAGCAACTTTCCATTTTGTGACACTTCACTATCTTATGAGGACAGGGCAAAGGACTTGGTGTCACGCTTAACACTTCAAGAAAAGACACAACAACTAGTAAACCCTTCTGCAGGTATTTCGCGGCTTGGTGTTCCTGCTTATGAATGGTGGTCAGAGGCTCTTCATGGTGTCTCAAACTTGGGGCCAGGAACACGTTTTGACAAGAAGGTGCCAGGTGCCACTAGCTTCCCAGCAGTGATACTATCAGCTGCAAGCTTCAATGCAAGTTTGTGGCAGAAGATGGGGCAGGTTGTGTCAACCGAGGCTAGAGCCATGTACAATGTGGATTTGGCTGGCTTGACATTTTGGAGTCCTAATGTGAATGTGTTCCGTGACCCTAGGTGGGGGCGTGGCCAAGAAACTCCAGGGGAGGATCCCTTGGTGGTGTCTAGATATGCTGTTATGTATCTTCGTGGCTTACAAGAAGTGGAGGATGAAGCAAGTGCTAAAGCTGATAGGCTTAAGGTTTCAAGTTGTTGTAAGCATTACACTGCTTATGACCTTGACAATTGGAAAGGCATAGATCGCTTCCATTTCGATGCAAAG GTGACAAAGCAAGACTTGGAGGACTCGTACCAGCCTCCGTTCAAGAGTTGTGTGGTGGAGGGCCATGTTAGCAGTGTTATGTGTTCTTATAATAGGGTGAATGGGATTCCTACATGTGCTGACCCAGACCTTCTCAAAGGGATAATCAGAGGCCAGTGGGGTCTAGACGG ATATATTGTTTCAGATTGTGATTCAGTGGAAGTCTATTACAATGCAATTCATTACACTGCAACTCCTGAAGATGCAGTGGCTCTTGCACTGAAAGCAG GTTTAAACATGAACTGTGgcgattttcttaaaaaatacacTGCAAATGCTGTAAACTTGAAAAAAGTAGATGTAGCAACTGTAGACCAGGCCTTGGTGTACAACTACATAGTCCTGATGAGATTGGGCTTCTTTGATGACCCCAAGTCACTTCCATTTGCAAACCTTGGACCATCCGATGTATGTACTAAAGACAATCAGCAACTGGCTCTAGATGCTGCAAAGCAGGGAATAGTTTTGCTGGAAAATAATAATGGAGCTCTTCCCTTGTCCCAaactaacattaaaaaattggcTGTGATTGGACCAAATGCCAATGCCACCACAGTTATGATTAGCAACTATGCCGGCATACCTTGTCGCTACACTAGCCCTTTACAAGGACTACAGAAGTACATTTCTTCTGTAAATTATGCACCTGGTTGTAGCAATGTTAAATGTGACAACCAGAGCCTCATTGCAGCAGCGGTTAAGGCAGCAGCCTCTGCTGATGCAGTGGTGTTGGTTGTGGGATTAGACCAATCTATTGAAGCAGAGGGCCTGGATAGAGAGAACTTGACATTACCTGGTTTTCAAGAGAAGTTTGTGAAAGATGTGGCTGGTGCTACCAAAGGAAAAGTGATTTTAGTCATAATGGCAGCTGGTCCAATTGACATTTCTTCCACTAAAAGTGTTAGTAACATAGGGGGGATATTGTGGGTTGGTTATCCTGGTCAAGCTGGAGGGGATGCCATAGCCCAAGTAATATTTGGAGACTACAACCCAG ACATGAACATGAGAGCCAACAAAAGCAGAAATTTCCCCGGAAGAACCTACAGGTTTTATAATGGGAATTCCCTCTATGAATTTGGTCATGGATTAAGCTACTCCACATTCTCCATGTATGTTGCATCTGCTCCCTCCAGCATAATGATTGAAAACACATCCATTTCTGAACCACATAACATGCTCTCTTCCAACAACTCAGGCACCCAAGTTGAGTCTCTCTCTGATGGTCAAGCCATTGATATTTCCACCATAAACTGCCAGGACTTGACATTTTTGCTTGTCATTGGTGTGAAGAACAATGGACCCTTAAATGGATCTCATGTGGTCCTAGTGTTCTGGGAGCCAGCAACTTCAGAGTTTGTGATTGGTGCTCCAATTAAACAACTTATAGGATTTGAAAGAGTACAAGTTGTGGTGGGGGTGACAGAGTTTGTAACAGTGAAAATTGATATATGCCAACTGATAAGTAATGTGGATAGTGATGGCAAAAGAAAGCTGGTCATTGGACAGCACACCATTTTGGTTGGATCTTCCAGTGAAACTCAGGTTAGACACCACATTGATGTCAAACTTTCTGGGAGTATGAATGGAAAAGAATTCATGTCTGAATGA
- the LOC100777449 gene encoding conglutin beta 7, with product MSHRDSDSKRRHSKFDREPSPKRYRRDGKQERERDRNRVTSDGGDQRNPPHHFRREPFDAAPKKSNSNDHHEQQPKHSSQPPRSRSYHQHDERGSTGQVGRSNGQREAGGKVFTQSKENNESQSREQRDEKSPVKLDDSLQKRDGFTARKDDPPTMRKRRAFREKKIPADSADANPASIVEVKPSHTDHPPERNERKDERSSNPHHLDRPEKQNAEGRAPNKIEARRDGFSSRARYGGSGGNNNYRGRDKFNGKQGYRPIKTRMEKWKHDLYQEVNKDPIPKNEDDQIAKLEALLAS from the exons ATGTCTCATCGAGACTCTGATTCCAAGCGTCGCCACTCCAAGTTCGATCGAGAACCAAG TCCCAAGAGATATAGAAGGGATGGTAAACAAGAAAGAGAAAGGGACAGGAACAGAGTAACCTCAGATGGAGGAGATCAGAGAAACCCACCACATCATTTTAGGCGTGAACCCTTCGATGCTGCTCCCAAGAAATCGAATTCAAATGATCATCATGAGCAGCAGCCCAAACATTCGTCTCAACCACCGAGATCTCGCTCTTATCACCAG CATGATGAACGGGGTAGTACTGGGCAGGTTGGTCGAAGCAATGGTCAAAGGGAAGCTGGTG GAAAAGTCTTTACTCAGAGTAAAGAGAATAATGAAAGTCAAAGTAGAGAGCAAAGAGATGAGAAATCACCGGTGAAACTGGATGACAGTTTACAGAAAAGAGATGGTTTCACTGCAAGAAAAGATGATCCACCTACTATGAGGAAAAGACGTGCATTTAGGGAGAAGAAGATCCCTGCGGATTCAGCAGATGCTAATCCAGCTTCGATAGTGGAAGTAAAGCCAAGCCATACTGACCATCCTCCggaaaggaatgaaaggaaGGATGAAAGAAGCAGCAATCCTCATCATCTGGATAGACCTGAGAAGCAAAATGCAGAGGGCAGAGCACCCAATAAGATTGAAGCTAGAAGGGATGGTTTTTCATCAAGAGCAAGGTATGGGGGCAGTGGAGGCAATAACAATTACAGGGGAAGAGATAAATTTAATGGAAAGCAAGGTTATCGTCCTATTAAGACACGAATGGAGAAGTGGAAACATGATTTGTATCAAGAGGTTAACAAGGATCCTATTCCTAAGAATGAGGATGACCAGATTGCAAAGTTAGAAGCACTATTGGCTTCATaa
- the LOC100776184 gene encoding vacuolar-sorting receptor 1: MKLRRSSLCVFLGFLALFLSPPPSMAKFVVEKNSLTVTSPDNIKGTHDSAIGNFGIPQYGGSMAGNVLYPKDNKKGCKEFDEYGISFKSKPGALPTIVLLDRGNCFFALKVWNAQKAGASAVLVADDIVEKLITMDTPEEDVSSAKYIENITIPSALIEKSFGEKLKDAISNGDMVNVNLDWREAVPHPDDRVEYELWTNSNDECGVKCDMLMEFVKDFKGAAQILEKGGYTQFTPHYITWYCPQAFTMSKQCKSQCINHGRYCAPDPEQDFSTGYDGKDVVIENLRQLCVFKVANETKKPWVWWDYVTDFQIRCPMKEKKYNKKCADAVIESLGLDIKKIERCMGDPNADSENPVLKEEQDAQVGKGSRGDVTILPTLVVNNRQYRGKLEKGAVMKAICAGFEETTEPAVCLSSDVETNECLENNGGCWQDKVANITACKDTFRGRVCECPLVDGVQFKGDGYTICAASGPGRCKINNGGCWHEARNGHAYSACSDDGGVKCQCPAGFKGDGVKNCEDIDECKEKKACQCPECSCKNTWGSYDCTCSGDLLYIRDHDTCISKTASQEGRSAWAAFWVILVGLVVAAAGAYLVYKYRIRSYMDSEIRAIMAQYMPLDSQGEVVNHVHEERA, translated from the exons ATGAAGCTTCGGAGATCTTCGCTGTGCGTCTTTCTAGGGTTTCTGGCGCTGTTCCTTTCGCCGCCGCCGTCAATGGCGAAATTCGTGGTGGAGAAGAACAGCTTGACGGTGACGTCGCCGGACAACATCAAGGGCACGCACGATAGCGCGATTGGGAACTTCGGGATACCCCAATACGGAGGCAGCATGGCTGGGAACGTGTTGTACCCAAAGGACAACAAAAAGGGTTGCAAGGAGTTCGATGAGTATGGGATTTCCTTCAAATCCAAACCCGGTGCTCTTCCCACTATCGTTTTGCTCGATCGAGGAA ATTGCTTCTTTGCTTTGAAGGTATGGAATGCACAGAAGGCTGGAGCTTCTGCTGTTCTTGTTGCGGATGATATTGTGGAAAAGTTGATAACCATGGACACTCCTGAGGAGGATGTGTCATCTGCAAAATACATAGAGAACATAACAATACCTTCTGCTCTCATTGAGAAAAGTTTTGGTGAAAAGTTGAAAGATGCCATAAGTAATGGGGATATGGTCAATGTCAATCTTGATTGGAGAGAGGCTGTCCCCCACCCGGATGACCGTGTGGAGTATGAATTGTGGACCAACAGCAATGACGAGTGTGGAGTTAAATGTGATATGTTGATGGAATTTGTGAAAGATTTTAAAGGTGCAGCACAGATATTGGAGAAAGGTGGTTATACTCAATTCACACCCCATTATATAACTTGGTACTGTCCTCAGGCATTCACAATGAGCAAACAGTGCAAGTCCCAGTGCATAAATCATGGAAGATATTGTGCTCCGGATCCTGAGCAAGATTTCAGCACTGGTTATGATGGGAAAGATGTGGTTATTGAAAATTTAAGGCAGCTATGTGTTTTCAAGGTGgcaaatgaaaccaaaaagccTTGGGTGTGGTGGGACTATGTCACTGATTTTCAAATTAGATGCCCAATgaaggagaaaaaatataacaagaaaTGTGCTGATGCTGTCATTGAATCACTTG GccttgatattaaaaaaattgaaaggtgCATGGGAGACCCAAATGCTgattctgaaaatcctgtcttgAAAGAAGAGCAAGATGCCCAA GTTGGTAAGGGGTCACGAGGTGATGTTACCATATTGCCTACTCTAGTTGTCAATAATAGACAGTATCGAG GAAAATTGGAGAAAGGTGCTGTTATGAAAGCTATCTGTGCTGGTTTTGAAGAAACTACTGAACCAGCTGTTTGTTTGAGCAGTG ATGTGGAGACAAATGAGTGTTTGGAGAATAATGGTGGTTGTTGGCAGGATAAAGTAGCTAACATCACCGCATGCAAG GATACGTTCCGTGGGAGAGTATGTGAATGCCCCCTGGTGGATGGTGTGCAATTTAAAGGAGATGGTTATACAATCTGTGCAg CTAGTGGACCTGGGCGTTGCAAGATAAACAATGGAGGTTGTTGGCATGAAGCTAGGAATGGACATGCATATTCTGCTTGTTCG GATGATGGAGGGGTTAAATGCCAGTGTCCTGCAGGCTTTAAAGGTGATGGTGTCAAAAACTGTGAAG ACATTGATGAATGCAAAGAGAAGAAAGCTTGTCAGTGCCCTGAATGTAGCTGCAAGAATACTTGGGGAAGCTATGACTGCACTTGCAGTGGGGATCTTTTGTATATAAGGGACCACGATACTTGCATAA GTAAAACTGCCAGTCAGGAGGGAAGATCAGCCTGGGCTGCTTTTTGGGTTATTTTAGTTGGCTTAGTTGTGGCTGCTGCAGGGGCATACCTTGTGTACAAATACAGAATAAGG TCATATATGGATTCTGAAATCAGAGCCATCATGGCACAGTATATGCCCTTGGACAGCCAAGGAGAAGTTGTAAATCACGTGCACGAAGAAAGAGCGTGA
- the LOC102662455 gene encoding uncharacterized protein translates to MEGLIPYLIHAIKKQKPHHHNYRSYSHSESSNRSYHVLLASESFTGSSHRRTRSDFQPPTSEFLEQRYGVDGFLVSPRGQFTAAAPPPTVNVNAAQHSNNITNMRNRK, encoded by the coding sequence ATGGAAGGTTTGATTCCATATCTGATTCATGCAATCAAGAAGCAAAAGCCTCACCACCACAACTACAGGAGCTACTCTCATTCTGAAAGCTCAAACCGCAGCTACCACGTGCTATTGGCGTCTGAATCCTTCACAGGATCTTCTCACAGAAGAACAAGGTCTGATTTTCAGCCCCCCACAAGTGAGTTCTTAGAGCAGAGATATGGTGTTGATGGATTCTTGGTCAGCCCCAGAGGCCAATTTACTGCTGCTGCTCCTCCTCCCACTGTCAATGTTAATGCTGCCCAACACTCTAACAATATCACCAACATGCGCAATCGCAAGTGA